In Luteolibacter sp. Y139, a genomic segment contains:
- a CDS encoding tetratricopeptide repeat protein, with protein MKLVPTFLTVLLGLFLANHDSEARGEGGGGHRGGGGGGGGGMNRGGGGGGASRSPMTGSKIARPQGQPQSKPTARPTMPQARPEAKPAPKQPVQRPSVQKPVTRPGGGGGGAGAGGGGNNKLPGGGGNADVRPGGGGAGGAGGGGDRGPDKRPSVDRPGQNKPSTLPGMVTYPTKPDKGKPTRPGAGGEGTPGFANRPGGGNGPGGNNRPGGDNRPGDRPGTDDRPGNRPGNGNGNLPGMGNRPGNNRPGQGGRFDKDGPSIVDRDRVNIDRDRTNIRGGDRNNVYVGQVNVGRKNVALNRPSTLPADRRGWDGNRWGGNNGVWGNRVNIGNNVNININNNFRHNNNFACRPNYWGARPWWGSGNYYKWHHGHWGYGWNHAYYRHNWWYDNDDDFAKGFMWGIGVWSLGNMIYDMGYQSYKNPYPAPPVQNTYITYNQPVSVAAAKNPPGDEAAASTAESKSADALEASRDAFKGGDYTTALSKVDEAISYVPGDTTLHEYRALCFFALGKYSDAAGVLNPVLASGPGWSWDTMIDFYNGSSAYNDQLRRIEAYAKSSGKADGHFLLGYHYLVCGHMEKSYEQFAKASQMEPADSISRQLAELTKSSIPDGTSDDAGPAPTRPPLVPADKLVGTWTSDTGNGKITFTMTEGGDYTWGFKPASGDPTEMKGTYGLNDKGLLVLTSDDTQMVSAVEMKAEGKMQFELVGAPDGDAGLEFTKG; from the coding sequence ATGAAACTTGTTCCTACATTCCTGACCGTCCTGCTCGGACTCTTTCTGGCGAATCACGATTCCGAAGCCCGAGGCGAGGGCGGAGGAGGTCACCGCGGAGGTGGTGGTGGAGGCGGAGGCGGCATGAACCGCGGCGGAGGAGGCGGCGGCGCGAGCCGCAGTCCGATGACTGGCTCAAAGATCGCACGCCCGCAGGGCCAGCCGCAGTCGAAGCCCACGGCCCGGCCGACCATGCCGCAAGCGCGTCCGGAAGCGAAGCCGGCGCCGAAGCAGCCGGTCCAGCGGCCGTCCGTGCAGAAGCCTGTGACCCGCCCTGGAGGCGGCGGCGGTGGTGCGGGTGCTGGAGGTGGTGGTAACAACAAGCTTCCGGGTGGTGGTGGCAACGCGGACGTCAGGCCCGGTGGTGGTGGAGCAGGCGGAGCTGGAGGTGGTGGCGACCGTGGGCCGGACAAGCGGCCATCCGTGGATCGTCCCGGCCAGAATAAGCCGTCGACCTTGCCCGGGATGGTCACCTATCCGACCAAGCCGGATAAGGGCAAGCCGACCCGTCCTGGTGCGGGAGGAGAGGGCACGCCCGGCTTTGCCAATCGGCCGGGTGGAGGGAACGGCCCGGGTGGCAACAATCGTCCGGGCGGCGACAACCGTCCGGGTGATCGTCCCGGTACGGATGACCGGCCTGGAAATCGCCCCGGTAATGGCAATGGCAACCTTCCCGGTATGGGGAACCGCCCGGGTAACAATCGTCCCGGTCAAGGCGGTCGCTTCGACAAGGACGGGCCGAGCATCGTGGATCGCGACCGGGTGAACATTGATCGGGACCGGACGAACATCCGCGGTGGCGACCGGAACAATGTCTACGTGGGTCAGGTCAATGTGGGCCGCAAGAACGTGGCTCTCAATCGCCCGTCCACCTTGCCTGCGGACCGCCGTGGCTGGGATGGCAACCGCTGGGGTGGCAACAACGGCGTGTGGGGCAACCGGGTCAACATCGGCAATAACGTCAACATCAACATCAACAACAATTTCCGCCACAACAACAACTTCGCCTGTCGCCCGAACTACTGGGGTGCGCGGCCATGGTGGGGTAGCGGGAATTACTACAAGTGGCACCACGGCCACTGGGGCTACGGCTGGAACCACGCCTACTACCGCCACAACTGGTGGTACGACAACGACGACGATTTCGCCAAGGGCTTCATGTGGGGCATCGGCGTCTGGAGCCTGGGGAACATGATCTACGACATGGGCTACCAGTCGTACAAGAACCCGTATCCGGCACCGCCGGTGCAGAACACCTACATCACCTACAACCAGCCGGTGTCGGTGGCAGCGGCGAAGAATCCGCCGGGGGATGAAGCGGCTGCTTCCACGGCGGAGTCGAAGTCGGCCGATGCGCTGGAGGCATCGCGTGATGCCTTCAAGGGCGGTGATTATACGACCGCGCTCTCGAAGGTGGACGAGGCGATCAGCTACGTTCCGGGGGATACCACGCTGCACGAGTATCGTGCGCTGTGTTTCTTCGCGCTCGGGAAGTATTCGGATGCCGCGGGGGTGTTGAATCCTGTGCTGGCTTCCGGGCCCGGCTGGAGTTGGGACACGATGATCGACTTCTACAATGGATCGAGCGCTTACAACGACCAGTTGAGAAGAATCGAGGCTTACGCGAAGTCGTCCGGCAAGGCGGACGGGCATTTCCTGCTCGGCTACCACTATCTGGTCTGTGGCCACATGGAGAAGTCGTATGAGCAGTTTGCGAAGGCCTCGCAGATGGAGCCGGCGGACAGCATCTCTCGCCAGCTGGCCGAGCTGACGAAGAGCTCGATCCCGGATGGCACCAGCGATGATGCAGGTCCGGCTCCCACGCGTCCGCCGCTGGTGCCCGCCGACAAGCTCGTCGGGACATGGACGAGCGACACCGGCAACGGGAAGATCACCTTCACGATGACCGAGGGAGGTGACTACACGTGGGGCTTCAAGCCGGCGAGTGGTGATCCGACCGAAATGAAGGGCACCTATGGTCTCAATGACAAGGGGCTGCTGGTCCTGACCTCGGATGACACGCAGATGGTTTCGGCCGTCGAGATGAAGGCCGAAGGGAAGATGCAATTCGAACTCGTCGGTGCGCCGGATGGAGATGCCGGCCTTGAATTCACCAAGGGCTGA
- a CDS encoding YybH family protein, whose translation MNPNRILRACLAVALFASPGLRAEEEPDPAMAGLEKAAEAFVTAYNKKDAAAIAELFTEDGEMCGLTGDDLISGRDEIKAHYEEVFAEDDVPSLAIEVKSVRLVAPTLAIEDGTAHRTPPGENEPPRSTDYTASLLKGADGVWKIASTRKLKDSTDAAGQLAELADVLKGEWTTTKDGLRLDLAFGWDSSGKFLTGETLTTTADGEPQAGTMRISWDAAKKSIVSWIFDAEGGVSQGIWTATDDGWLVRSEGTTGDGETMTANQELTTDGKDTLIWAVTNKVIDGEKQPDGELRIVRQTPDPDSN comes from the coding sequence ATGAATCCGAACCGAATCCTGCGTGCCTGCCTGGCGGTCGCGCTGTTTGCCAGCCCCGGCCTGCGCGCCGAGGAAGAACCTGATCCGGCGATGGCCGGGCTCGAGAAAGCGGCCGAGGCTTTCGTCACCGCCTACAACAAGAAGGACGCCGCCGCGATCGCCGAGCTCTTCACCGAGGACGGTGAAATGTGCGGCCTGACCGGCGACGACCTCATCTCCGGTCGCGATGAGATCAAGGCGCACTACGAGGAAGTCTTCGCCGAGGACGATGTGCCTTCGCTGGCGATCGAGGTGAAATCGGTCCGGCTGGTCGCGCCGACGTTGGCGATCGAGGATGGCACCGCCCACCGCACGCCGCCGGGAGAGAACGAGCCGCCGCGCTCCACCGACTACACGGCGTCCCTGCTGAAGGGCGCGGACGGAGTCTGGAAAATCGCCAGCACCCGCAAGCTGAAGGATTCGACGGACGCCGCCGGGCAGCTGGCCGAACTGGCGGATGTCTTGAAAGGCGAGTGGACGACGACGAAGGACGGCCTGCGGCTGGACCTCGCTTTCGGCTGGGACAGCTCCGGCAAGTTCCTCACCGGTGAAACGCTGACGACCACGGCCGATGGCGAGCCGCAGGCCGGGACGATGCGGATCAGCTGGGATGCCGCGAAGAAGTCGATCGTTTCCTGGATCTTCGACGCCGAGGGCGGCGTGTCGCAGGGGATCTGGACGGCGACCGACGATGGCTGGCTGGTCCGTTCCGAAGGCACCACCGGTGACGGTGAAACCATGACCGCCAACCAGGAGCTGACCACCGATGGGAAGGACACCCTGATCTGGGCGGTGACCAACAAGGTGATCGATGGCGAGAAGCAGCCGGACGGCGAGCTACGGATCGTCCGCCAGACTCCCGACCCCGACTCGAACTGA